Proteins encoded within one genomic window of Deltaproteobacteria bacterium:
- the murF gene encoding UDP-N-acetylmuramoyl-tripeptide--D-alanyl-D-alanine ligase, which yields MIRFNLKDILKGTAGTLITGTPGPRLFTGISIDSRTVTSGQVFFAIRGETHDGHDFLQEAWKGGAALAVVDKDLPPVAAKIPPIPLIVVENTVRALQTLASFWRERHPVPTLAVVGSVGKTTIKEMTAGILSTKGPCLRNAGNFNNHIGLPFSLLELADYHRYAVLELGSNAPGEIAMLTSILQPQAAVITRLGWAHLEGFGDLESLVNEKAAVLEALPPTGWCALNGESQWYEVLRDRANCRVLTYGLNTGEVTASEISPGTETSFVMKTPMGRERVHIKGFGMHFVENALAAAAVTLPLGISLEHMISGLASWYPRDGRGEILNPRPGVNFIDDTYNANPLSVGTALINLAALKSEGVTVAVLGEMKELGDYFEQGHILVGRRVGELGIDFLVAVGPVAELIGKGAAEAGMSREKIFSCAEDEAAVDVLAGLLAPGVWVLFKASRAARIERIMKKFLDPVESPDGGGD from the coding sequence GTGATCCGGTTCAACCTGAAGGACATTCTGAAGGGTACGGCCGGGACTCTCATCACCGGAACACCCGGACCCCGGCTTTTCACGGGCATATCCATCGACAGCCGAACCGTAACCTCCGGCCAGGTGTTTTTCGCCATCAGGGGTGAAACTCATGACGGCCACGATTTCCTTCAGGAGGCATGGAAGGGGGGAGCGGCGCTCGCGGTGGTGGACAAGGACCTTCCACCCGTGGCGGCGAAAATACCACCCATCCCGCTCATCGTTGTGGAGAATACGGTCCGGGCACTGCAAACCCTGGCTTCGTTCTGGAGGGAGCGCCATCCCGTCCCCACCCTGGCGGTGGTGGGGAGTGTTGGAAAGACAACCATCAAGGAAATGACGGCCGGCATCCTTTCCACCAAGGGACCATGCCTGAGAAACGCCGGCAATTTCAATAACCATATCGGGCTTCCCTTTTCCCTTCTGGAGCTTGCCGATTATCACCGGTACGCGGTCCTCGAACTGGGTTCCAATGCCCCCGGGGAGATCGCTATGCTGACATCCATTCTTCAGCCTCAGGCCGCAGTCATTACCAGGCTGGGCTGGGCCCACCTGGAAGGGTTTGGCGATCTTGAGTCTCTCGTGAACGAAAAGGCGGCAGTTCTGGAAGCATTGCCTCCAACCGGATGGTGTGCCCTGAACGGGGAAAGCCAATGGTATGAGGTGCTGCGTGATCGGGCAAACTGCAGGGTCCTGACCTATGGGTTGAATACCGGCGAGGTGACGGCATCGGAGATTTCACCGGGCACGGAGACCAGTTTTGTAATGAAAACCCCTATGGGCAGGGAACGTGTACACATTAAAGGGTTCGGTATGCATTTTGTGGAGAATGCCCTGGCTGCGGCGGCTGTCACCCTGCCCCTGGGTATTTCCCTTGAACATATGATAAGCGGTCTCGCTTCATGGTATCCCCGGGACGGAAGGGGAGAAATTCTCAATCCCCGTCCAGGGGTCAATTTTATAGACGACACGTACAATGCCAATCCACTGTCCGTCGGGACAGCACTTATTAATCTCGCGGCATTGAAAAGCGAGGGGGTCACCGTCGCTGTTCTCGGTGAGATGAAGGAATTGGGAGATTACTTCGAACAGGGACATATCCTCGTGGGTCGGCGCGTGGGGGAGCTTGGCATCGATTTCCTGGTGGCGGTGGGCCCTGTGGCTGAATTGATAGGTAAAGGCGCGGCGGAAGCGGGGATGTCGAGGGAAAAGATTTTTTCCTGTGCAGAGGACGAAGCCGCAGTTGATGTGCTCGCCGGGCTCCTGGCGCCGGGGGTGTGGGTGCTCTTCAAGGCGTCCAGGGCGGCCAGGATTGAAAGGATCATGAAAAAGTTCCTGGACCCGGTCGAATCTCCTGACGGGGGAGGTGACTGA
- a CDS encoding phospho-N-acetylmuramoyl-pentapeptide-transferase, with amino-acid sequence MSMRAVHTGFNVFRYITFRTALSILTALIISFILGPWIIGRLKTAQPGNYVREYLPEGHLLKAGVPTMGGLLIFLSIVISTLLWADLGNRLVWVVLIIFSCFGLLGLVDDMMKLYGAGGKGLTIRTKFGIQLVIALAAAVYLYLYPSGQWGPYLQVPFFKEVLIYMSWTYIPFVMLVIVGSSNAVNLTDGLDGLAIGPIIFASAAFALFIYLSGHSKFAQYLQIVFVPEAGELSIFCGAMVGASLGFLWFNTYPAQVFMGDIGSLSLGGALGLLAVISKQELLLVLVGGLFVLEALSVIIQVASFRLLGKRVFLMAPLHHHFEKKGWPEPKIIVRFWIISIILVLISLSTLKLR; translated from the coding sequence ATGTCCATGAGGGCGGTTCATACGGGATTCAATGTCTTCAGGTACATTACTTTTCGGACGGCCCTTTCCATACTGACCGCCCTGATAATAAGTTTCATCCTCGGACCGTGGATTATCGGCAGGCTGAAAACGGCACAGCCGGGTAACTACGTCAGGGAATACCTGCCGGAGGGACACCTGCTCAAGGCCGGGGTTCCGACCATGGGAGGGTTGCTGATATTTCTGTCAATCGTAATCTCAACGCTCCTTTGGGCCGACCTTGGGAACCGACTGGTGTGGGTTGTGTTGATCATCTTTTCCTGCTTCGGCCTTCTCGGCCTGGTTGACGACATGATGAAATTATACGGCGCCGGCGGGAAGGGGTTGACCATCAGGACGAAGTTCGGGATTCAGCTGGTCATCGCCCTTGCGGCTGCGGTCTACCTGTACCTGTATCCTTCCGGACAGTGGGGCCCATATCTTCAGGTGCCGTTCTTCAAAGAGGTACTCATCTACATGTCGTGGACTTATATCCCCTTCGTCATGCTGGTCATAGTCGGATCCTCCAATGCCGTCAATCTTACGGATGGTCTCGACGGCCTGGCCATCGGACCGATCATCTTTGCCTCAGCGGCCTTCGCCCTGTTCATCTATCTTTCCGGCCATTCAAAATTCGCCCAATACCTTCAGATAGTTTTCGTGCCCGAAGCCGGGGAGCTTTCAATCTTCTGCGGAGCCATGGTGGGCGCTAGCCTTGGTTTTCTGTGGTTCAATACCTACCCCGCGCAGGTATTCATGGGGGATATCGGATCCCTCTCCCTTGGAGGAGCCCTCGGCCTGCTGGCGGTAATTTCCAAGCAGGAACTTCTTCTGGTTCTGGTGGGCGGCCTTTTCGTCCTGGAGGCCCTGAGCGTAATCATCCAGGTCGCCTCCTTCCGCCTCCTCGGAAAGAGGGTCTTTCTGATGGCGCCTCTTCATCACCATTTCGAGAAAAAGGGCTGGCCTGAACCCAAGATCATCGTCAGGTTCTGGATCATTTCAATTATCCTGGTGCTGATCTCACTCAGCACCCTGAAGCTCAGATAG
- a CDS encoding UDP-N-acetylmuramoyl-L-alanyl-D-glutamate--2,6-diaminopimelate ligase: MKLCDVMRDVPGIRTVGTKEVDVTGICYDSRRVRPGDLFAAVAGEKFDGASFIGDAMKKGAAAFLAGRNVPPVQGTTFVLADDVRSAMALASRNLYHDPSADLKLIGITGTNGKTTTAYIIHGILNSANLRPGLIGTVQYLIGSEVLSAPRTTPESPDLNAYLASMVSSGCKTCILEVSSHAMVLHRVDGMRMEVAVFTNLTHDHLDFHSDMDDYFQAKARLFTDSNVANRVVNIDDRYGTRLWKEVGGPILTVGMKEGDIRVRGEINGGEMGSRFVLETPWGEIPVNTTLPGHFNVYNIMTAVAVCGLLGMDVGKISGGIQNVTKIPGRFERVDKGQPYTAIVDYAHTPDALKNLLENVRMITRGRTIVVFGCGGDRDRSKRPIMGAIAGKLSDQAIVTSDNPRSEDPDSIIDDIVAGMTNCGAKARRVVDRREAIDLASRMARPGDALVVAGKGHENYQIIGDRILPFSDVDEVGAAIARFMEVAR; the protein is encoded by the coding sequence GTGAAACTTTGCGATGTCATGAGAGATGTGCCGGGAATCAGAACCGTAGGCACCAAAGAGGTCGATGTGACAGGGATCTGTTACGATTCGAGGCGTGTCCGCCCGGGGGATCTTTTCGCCGCGGTTGCCGGGGAGAAATTCGATGGAGCCTCATTCATCGGGGATGCCATGAAGAAAGGAGCGGCAGCATTTCTTGCCGGCCGTAACGTACCGCCGGTCCAGGGGACGACGTTCGTTCTCGCGGATGATGTAAGATCCGCCATGGCCCTGGCCTCAAGAAACCTCTACCACGATCCGTCGGCTGACCTGAAGCTGATAGGAATAACAGGCACCAACGGGAAAACCACAACCGCCTACATAATCCATGGAATTCTGAACTCGGCCAATCTCAGACCGGGACTCATCGGCACGGTGCAATATCTTATCGGCAGTGAGGTGTTGAGCGCGCCAAGAACAACCCCGGAATCCCCGGATCTCAACGCATACCTGGCAAGCATGGTCTCATCCGGGTGTAAGACGTGCATCCTGGAGGTCTCCTCCCACGCGATGGTCCTTCACCGTGTGGATGGAATGCGCATGGAGGTGGCGGTCTTCACCAACCTGACGCATGATCACCTCGATTTTCATTCCGACATGGACGATTACTTTCAGGCGAAGGCCCGGCTGTTTACCGATTCTAACGTTGCAAACCGCGTGGTGAACATCGATGATCGGTATGGGACCCGGTTGTGGAAAGAGGTGGGCGGTCCAATCCTCACTGTGGGGATGAAAGAGGGGGATATACGGGTCAGGGGGGAAATAAACGGAGGGGAGATGGGCAGCCGGTTTGTCCTGGAAACTCCCTGGGGCGAGATTCCCGTGAACACCACACTGCCGGGGCATTTTAACGTCTATAATATTATGACCGCGGTGGCTGTCTGCGGTCTTCTGGGTATGGACGTCGGGAAAATTTCAGGAGGTATCCAGAACGTTACAAAAATCCCGGGCCGTTTTGAAAGGGTCGATAAAGGACAACCATATACGGCCATAGTGGATTACGCCCACACTCCGGATGCCCTGAAAAATCTTCTTGAAAACGTCCGAATGATCACAAGGGGCAGGACAATAGTCGTTTTCGGCTGCGGAGGGGACAGGGACAGGTCCAAACGGCCCATCATGGGAGCCATCGCCGGGAAGCTTTCCGACCAGGCTATCGTTACCTCCGACAACCCCCGCAGTGAAGACCCGGATTCCATCATCGACGACATCGTGGCGGGGATGACCAATTGTGGAGCAAAGGCCCGCCGTGTGGTCGATCGCCGTGAGGCAATCGATCTGGCATCCCGCATGGCCAGACCGGGTGACGCCCTGGTAGTGGCCGGTAAGGGGCACGAAAATTATCAGATCATAGGTGACCGGATTCTGCCGTTCTCGGATGTGGATGAAGTTGGAGCCGCCATTGCCCGTTTCATGGAGGTGGCGAGGTGA
- the murD gene encoding UDP-N-acetylmuramoyl-L-alanine--D-glutamate ligase: MKPRLRDPEDPIGKFLEEGMPILVVGFGRSGRSAAELLAGLGCTVVVSEQKAKEDFTDLPGKLHPGIDVRWGGHPVELAEEYAVVVLSPGVPVDSELVRHAVKGGSIVIGEMELAYRLSQSPWVAITGTNGKSTTTTLLGEFSRVGKVPSAVGGNLGMPVTEIIPRERGLSYLIVEVSSFQLETVERFHPAIGVLLNVSPDHLDRYAGEEDYFGVKANIFMNMGKEDWAVINADDPVVMQMTRNIRPRLFPFSRKKNLKQGALLTSGWIVIRDGGEEIEVIRSGEIRLTGKHNLENCLAAVAAGWKMGIQPSSMAQVMETFPGLEHRMELVAFFRGVPIYNDSKGTNVGATVRSLEGLHSDVILIMGGKDKGTSFEPLRELVSRKVSRLILIGESAERMRKVLENTAPVFMAGNLNEAVREAVDRARPGNEILFSPASSSFDMFNSFEERGKIFKKLVRRYIGGER, translated from the coding sequence ATGAAGCCAAGGTTAAGGGACCCTGAAGACCCCATTGGAAAATTCCTTGAGGAAGGCATGCCCATCCTCGTGGTGGGTTTCGGGCGTTCCGGTCGTTCGGCGGCCGAGTTGTTGGCGGGCCTTGGCTGCACGGTTGTGGTTAGCGAGCAGAAAGCCAAAGAAGACTTCACCGACCTGCCCGGAAAACTACACCCGGGGATAGATGTAAGGTGGGGAGGACATCCCGTGGAACTTGCTGAAGAATACGCTGTTGTTGTCCTGAGCCCGGGAGTGCCGGTGGATTCGGAGCTTGTGCGGCACGCCGTTAAAGGTGGGTCGATTGTCATCGGGGAGATGGAACTGGCCTACAGGTTATCCCAGTCCCCCTGGGTGGCAATTACGGGCACCAACGGCAAATCAACCACCACCACCCTCCTCGGTGAGTTTTCCAGGGTTGGAAAGGTTCCTTCTGCAGTGGGTGGAAACCTTGGAATGCCTGTAACGGAGATCATCCCCAGGGAACGGGGACTCTCCTATTTAATCGTGGAGGTTTCGAGCTTTCAGCTCGAAACGGTGGAAAGGTTCCATCCTGCTATCGGGGTACTTCTCAACGTCTCCCCGGATCACCTCGATCGCTACGCCGGCGAGGAAGACTATTTTGGGGTCAAAGCCAACATCTTTATGAACATGGGGAAGGAAGACTGGGCTGTAATTAATGCCGATGATCCCGTTGTCATGCAAATGACACGGAATATTCGCCCACGCCTGTTTCCCTTCAGCAGAAAGAAAAACCTGAAGCAGGGCGCCCTTCTCACCTCGGGCTGGATCGTAATCCGGGATGGAGGGGAAGAGATCGAGGTCATTCGTTCCGGTGAGATCCGTCTTACCGGGAAACACAATCTGGAGAACTGTCTTGCGGCGGTTGCGGCGGGATGGAAGATGGGTATTCAGCCTTCCAGCATGGCCCAGGTCATGGAAACCTTCCCCGGATTGGAACACAGGATGGAGCTTGTAGCTTTTTTCCGCGGGGTCCCCATTTACAACGATTCAAAAGGGACCAATGTCGGAGCGACGGTGCGGTCCCTGGAGGGGCTGCATTCCGACGTGATTCTGATCATGGGTGGAAAGGACAAGGGCACTTCCTTCGAACCCTTGAGGGAGCTGGTCTCGCGTAAAGTCAGCCGATTGATCCTGATCGGTGAATCCGCCGAGAGGATGCGAAAAGTCCTTGAGAATACCGCCCCTGTTTTCATGGCAGGGAACCTCAACGAGGCGGTGAGGGAGGCCGTTGACCGGGCCAGACCCGGCAATGAGATCCTCTTTTCTCCAGCTTCCTCCAGCTTTGACATGTTCAATAGTTTCGAAGAGCGCGGAAAGATCTTCAAAAAACTGGTTAGGCGTTACATTGGTGGGGAAAGATGA
- a CDS encoding transpeptidase family protein: MRKRVERDSSWINKVHGRIRLLGILIPLLLLIPMLKAFYLQILHGEALRERAIRQNRMTVSINPRRGPILDRNAQRLAVSVPVSSVYAFRENIPDKGQEALLLGEALDVDGGKILARMKTGSGFVWLVRKISPEKADKVRKLALPGIGIQEESRRYYPSLDLAGSILGFVGTDRGLEGLEASLDDELKGAGGIRVLKRDARGRIYSPDDSWSLEPTMGSTVQLTLDRTIQYFTEEALDLGAERTFAKGAAAIVLESATGKILAMASYPGFNPNEFQRFSSNNYRNRAINFAYEPGSTFKIITVSAALEEKVFDEMDILFCGNGRFKVGDVFIKDHVPHGWLTLRGIIQKSSNIGASKIGLELGRNRLADYAALFGFKKRVGLLLPGERRGVLRNAATWTQVDTANASFGQGVAVTPLQMVNAINVIATGGLLLRPFLVENITNSSGNSVLKNRPEVIRQVISKATAKKVTRMMESVVMPGGSGVRAAIPGYKVAGKTGTAQKFSSKEGRYSTSAFVASFVGFAPAEKPIITVIVVIDEPQNHMYGGVVAAPIWARIVEKTLEYLNVEPSVPKKDRKYSPLPEGTKIARADQEVDSSGSPAMPDLHGLTLREALQILSSLDSGIDVSGTGVVVRQDPAPGKNIGQKIRLSLMPRIKT, from the coding sequence ATGAGAAAACGAGTTGAACGGGACAGTTCCTGGATAAACAAGGTGCATGGCCGCATCCGGCTCCTGGGCATCCTGATACCGCTGCTTCTCCTGATCCCCATGCTCAAGGCCTTCTATCTTCAGATCCTTCACGGGGAAGCCCTTCGCGAACGCGCCATCCGTCAGAACAGGATGACGGTCAGCATAAACCCGCGCCGCGGGCCCATCCTCGACCGAAATGCCCAGCGCCTGGCAGTCAGTGTGCCGGTGTCATCCGTATACGCCTTCCGTGAAAATATCCCCGACAAGGGACAAGAAGCCCTACTTCTCGGGGAGGCATTGGATGTGGACGGCGGCAAGATTCTGGCCAGAATGAAAACCGGGTCCGGATTCGTGTGGCTGGTGCGGAAAATCTCCCCGGAGAAAGCCGATAAAGTACGGAAACTGGCCCTGCCGGGGATAGGGATTCAGGAGGAATCACGGCGGTACTACCCGAGTCTTGATCTCGCAGGATCTATCCTGGGGTTTGTAGGCACAGACCGTGGATTGGAGGGGTTGGAAGCCTCCCTGGATGATGAGCTTAAAGGAGCCGGGGGGATCAGGGTTCTCAAGAGGGATGCCAGGGGACGGATATATTCACCTGACGATTCCTGGAGCCTGGAACCCACGATGGGGTCAACCGTTCAGCTCACGCTGGATCGGACCATACAGTACTTCACGGAGGAAGCCCTCGACTTGGGAGCCGAAAGAACGTTCGCCAAAGGGGCCGCGGCCATCGTCCTCGAATCAGCGACCGGAAAAATCCTGGCTATGGCAAGCTACCCTGGTTTCAACCCCAATGAGTTTCAGAGGTTTTCCTCAAACAATTACCGAAATCGTGCCATTAATTTTGCATACGAACCCGGTTCCACTTTCAAGATCATTACCGTTTCCGCCGCGCTGGAAGAAAAGGTATTTGATGAGATGGATATTCTTTTCTGTGGAAATGGGAGATTCAAGGTCGGGGATGTTTTTATCAAGGACCACGTTCCCCACGGCTGGCTGACCCTGAGGGGGATCATTCAAAAATCCAGCAATATCGGGGCAAGCAAAATCGGCCTTGAACTTGGTAGGAACCGCCTGGCCGATTATGCCGCCCTCTTCGGTTTCAAAAAGCGTGTCGGGCTTCTGCTGCCTGGGGAAAGAAGGGGCGTGTTGAGAAATGCCGCTACCTGGACGCAGGTCGACACCGCAAACGCGTCCTTTGGTCAAGGAGTCGCCGTAACCCCGCTGCAGATGGTAAACGCCATAAACGTTATTGCGACCGGGGGCCTACTCCTCCGTCCGTTTCTGGTTGAAAATATTACCAATTCTTCGGGAAATTCTGTCCTGAAGAACCGGCCCGAAGTAATCCGCCAGGTAATTAGTAAGGCTACCGCAAAGAAGGTAACCAGGATGATGGAATCAGTGGTCATGCCCGGTGGGTCGGGTGTCCGCGCCGCCATACCCGGCTACAAGGTTGCGGGAAAAACGGGCACGGCGCAGAAATTTTCATCCAAAGAAGGCCGATATTCCACTAGTGCCTTCGTGGCTTCGTTCGTGGGCTTTGCTCCTGCGGAAAAACCCATCATAACCGTGATTGTTGTGATCGATGAACCTCAAAACCATATGTACGGCGGTGTTGTCGCTGCACCCATCTGGGCCAGAATAGTTGAAAAAACATTGGAGTATCTTAATGTTGAACCCTCCGTCCCCAAAAAAGACCGAAAATATTCCCCCCTCCCCGAAGGAACGAAAATTGCCCGGGCGGACCAGGAAGTAGACTCTTCCGGTTCCCCTGCCATGCCGGATCTCCATGGCCTGACGCTAAGAGAGGCCCTTCAGATACTTTCCAGCCTCGACTCCGGCATCGATGTTTCAGGTACTGGGGTCGTGGTTCGCCAGGACCCCGCACCCGGGAAAAATATCGGACAGAAAATCAGGCTTTCCCTCATGCCGAGGATCAAAACGTGA